A stretch of DNA from Dokdonia sp. PRO95:
CCATATAAATTTTACCAGTACTGGTTAAATACAACAGATGAGGATGCAGAGAAGTACATTAAGATCTTCACATTTTTAGATAGAGAAGAGATTGAGGCACTTGTTGCAGCTCATAAGGAAGCTCCACACCAGAGAGCTTTACAAAAGAGACTGGCAGAAGAGGTAACTACTACGGTACATGATGCAGAGGCGCTAGAAAAAGCAATTGCAGCTTCAAATATATTATTTGGTAAGAGTACGAGTGATGACTTGAAATCTCTTGACGAAGCAACCTTTCTAGATGTTTTTGAAGGTGTGCCACAAGCAGAGATCGACAAAGCAGACATAGAAGGTGGCTTAGATATCATTGCAGCACTAGCGGAGAAGACTGGATTTTTGAAGTCTAATGGAGAAGCAAGACGTGCGCTTAAAGAAAATTCCATTTCAATTAATAAGGAAAAAGTAGGAGAGGATTATACCATCCAGACTACAGATTTAATAAATGGAACCTTTGTACTGCTTCAAAGAGGTAAGAAAAACTATTTTGTTATTAGAGCAGTCTAGTTAAGTAAAAACTTTACTAATAAATATATGAAAGCCCCAGTGTTCAAGTGAACATCTGGGGCTTTCTAACTAACTAACCAATCTATTATGAAGTCGTTATTAATGTTTAGTCCTTACACTCTTCCACTCAATATCTGCTTTTTTCTTTAAAGCGGCTGCGCCCTCTTCATTCCATTTTTCTAAGGTGTTTACTCCCCATGAATTATAAAAGAGATATAATTTGCCATCTCTTATTTCAAAAGTTTCTGGATCTATAGACACTTTTTTTCCTTTATCTGCAATGGCGTAAGCACAATAGCCTCCGTATTGAGGGATGAATTTTTCTGGAGTCAGCAAGAAAGCCTCTAAGTTTTCATGGCTGGCAAATTTGAATTTTGCACCATCATAGGTTGTGGTAAACTCCTTGTTTCCTTCTATTGCCTTATTATTAAAATACTCTGTCACGTCATATCCTTCGGCTACATATCCTTTTTTGAGGTTGTAATCCGTTTTTTGGGCAGTAGCGGCAATTGTAAACAATGCTACGAGAATAAATGATAGTGATTTCATAAACTTGCTATTTTAGTAATACGTACGTAAGGTAAGTCGTATTAGTTTTAGCAGGATTACATTTTATAGGGACATGAGGTTGCAGCCCCGAATATCTGAGTTGTCAAAACGACCTATTACGGTAAAGCTGCCATCTTTGTATACTCGCCCAAGATCTTGAGTGGCTATAAAGGGGCAAGAAAATCTATTAGCCAAGTCAATCACATTGAGACCTCCGGTTTTCGTTCCTTCTAGTAGGCTTAGAGCATCTTCTGTGTCTCGAGTGTATATTTTCATCCATGGAGGTGTGGTAAATATCCCGTTGCCATTAGAATACCCTTGACTTAACAGCTCGGTCATGCCATACTCACTATGTATTGAAGACACGCCAAAACCATTACGAAGTATTTCATGCAGCTCTTCACGCACTAGTTCTTTGCGACGCCCTTTCATCCCTCCAGTTTCCATTATGATGGTGTTCTTAAGATTAAAGCGATGGGATTCTACTAGGTCTAAAAGCGCAAATGATACTCCTATGAGTAACACTTTTTGTCCAGACTTGTCTAATGAGTTTAGCTTTTTTGCTAGTTCGTCGAGGTTATTTAAATAAAACCCACTGTCAGGGTGATTACTGGTCTTTATTAAATCATCTACCATGTAAATAAGTGAAGAACCAGTTCTTTCTAGATAGGAGGGTAGTAAGGCTAGGATTACATAATCTTTTGGGTTGCCGTACGCTTTCGCGAAAGCGTGCCTAAAACTATCCTCATATAAACTCAAGTCTGCAACATTGTGCTTGCTAGTAATGCTCCCCGTAGTCCCACTACTACTAAAAACAACTGAAGGCTCTGATCCAGACGTGAGAATGGTGTGTGATTTAAAAAACTGAATAGGTAAAAAAGGGATGTCTCTACTTTTTGTAATCTCACTGGGATGTTTATAAAGTAAATCACAGAAAGATCTATAAGTGCTATTATTCTCAAATTGAAAGCGGAATGATTCTAGTGCAGCTTCTTCAAATTGTGCATCTGTAGTGATATCGAAAATAGACCGTTGAGGCATTGAGAGTAGTGTTTGTGCAAAGATATAAAACATATCTACCCATATTTATGTCAGTTTTAAGGATAAATTAATGGCAGGTGAGTAGTTTTTAGCATGAATATAGCTTAATGGAAAAACTCTTTTGTCATTGATGTGTTGTTTATCATGCAGTTAAATGCTTTAATTTTACCTTGCCAATTGTTGTCGTTGTAGAAAAACTTAACGAATTCTTAATGCTCTTAACATGAGAAAGGATAATATTGCTAATACATTGCAGGGTAAATCAAAAGATTAAAACAACGTATATTTACAGTAGGCGTATAATATTTAAAGCATGAAAAA
This window harbors:
- a CDS encoding YHS domain-containing (seleno)protein; amino-acid sequence: MKSLSFILVALFTIAATAQKTDYNLKKGYVAEGYDVTEYFNNKAIEGNKEFTTTYDGAKFKFASHENLEAFLLTPEKFIPQYGGYCAYAIADKGKKVSIDPETFEIRDGKLYLFYNSWGVNTLEKWNEEGAAALKKKADIEWKSVRTKH
- a CDS encoding acyltransferase → MPQRSIFDITTDAQFEEAALESFRFQFENNSTYRSFCDLLYKHPSEITKSRDIPFLPIQFFKSHTILTSGSEPSVVFSSSGTTGSITSKHNVADLSLYEDSFRHAFAKAYGNPKDYVILALLPSYLERTGSSLIYMVDDLIKTSNHPDSGFYLNNLDELAKKLNSLDKSGQKVLLIGVSFALLDLVESHRFNLKNTIIMETGGMKGRRKELVREELHEILRNGFGVSSIHSEYGMTELLSQGYSNGNGIFTTPPWMKIYTRDTEDALSLLEGTKTGGLNVIDLANRFSCPFIATQDLGRVYKDGSFTVIGRFDNSDIRGCNLMSL